In a genomic window of Variovorax paradoxus:
- the ettA gene encoding energy-dependent translational throttle protein EttA, which translates to MAQYVYTMNRVSKTVPPKRQILKDISLSFFPGAKIGVLGLNGSGKSSLLKIMAGVDKEIEGEAIPMAGLSIGYLEQEPKLNPEHTVRNAIDEAMGEVNAAKARLEEIYAAYAEEGADFDALAAEQGELEAVISAAGTDSEHQIEIAADALRLPPWDAKIGLLSGGEKRRVALCKLLLSKPDMLLLDEPTNHLDAESVEWLEVFLQRFTGTVVAITHDRYFLDNAAEWILELDRGRGIPWKGNYSTWLEQKGERLAQEQKSEEAHAKALKKELEWSRQNPKARQAKSKSRLARFEELSDVEYQKRNETQEIFIPVAERLGSQVIEFKDVSKSFGDRLLIDKLNFNIPAGAIVGIIGPNGAGKSTLFKLIAGKEQPDSGEVVVGQTVKMAFVDQHRDELANNKTVWEDISNGLDIINVGKFQMASRAYAGRFNFNGQDQQKKVGNLSGGERGRLHLAKTLIQGGNVLLLDEPSNDLDVETLRALEDALLEYAGTVLVISHDRWFLDRIATHILAAEGDSQWVFFDGNYQEYEADKKKRLGEEGAKPKRVRFKALK; encoded by the coding sequence ATGGCCCAGTACGTCTACACCATGAACAGAGTCTCCAAGACCGTGCCGCCCAAGCGGCAGATCTTGAAAGACATCTCGTTGTCCTTCTTTCCCGGCGCCAAGATCGGCGTGCTCGGCCTGAACGGCTCGGGCAAGTCCTCGCTGCTCAAGATCATGGCCGGCGTCGACAAGGAGATCGAGGGCGAAGCCATTCCGATGGCCGGCCTGTCGATCGGCTATCTCGAGCAGGAGCCCAAGCTCAATCCCGAGCACACTGTGCGCAACGCGATCGACGAGGCCATGGGCGAGGTCAACGCCGCCAAGGCGCGCCTCGAGGAGATCTATGCCGCCTACGCCGAGGAAGGCGCCGACTTCGACGCGCTGGCGGCCGAGCAGGGCGAGCTCGAGGCGGTGATTTCCGCCGCCGGCACCGATTCCGAGCACCAGATCGAGATCGCGGCCGACGCGCTGCGCCTGCCGCCGTGGGATGCCAAGATCGGCCTGCTGTCGGGCGGCGAGAAGCGCCGCGTGGCGCTGTGCAAGCTGCTCTTGTCCAAGCCCGACATGCTGCTGCTCGACGAACCCACCAACCACCTGGACGCCGAATCGGTCGAGTGGCTCGAAGTGTTCCTGCAGCGCTTCACGGGCACCGTGGTGGCCATCACCCATGACCGCTACTTCCTCGACAACGCCGCCGAGTGGATCCTCGAACTGGACCGCGGCCGCGGCATCCCATGGAAGGGCAACTACAGCACCTGGCTCGAGCAGAAGGGCGAACGCCTGGCGCAGGAGCAGAAGAGCGAGGAAGCCCACGCCAAGGCCCTGAAGAAGGAACTGGAATGGTCGCGCCAGAACCCGAAGGCCCGCCAGGCCAAGAGCAAGTCGCGCCTGGCCCGCTTCGAGGAGCTGAGCGACGTCGAATACCAGAAGCGCAACGAAACGCAGGAGATCTTCATTCCGGTGGCCGAGCGCCTGGGCAGCCAGGTGATCGAGTTCAAGGACGTGAGCAAGAGCTTCGGCGACCGCCTGCTGATCGACAAGCTGAACTTCAACATCCCCGCGGGTGCCATCGTCGGCATCATCGGCCCGAACGGCGCCGGCAAGTCCACGCTGTTCAAGCTGATCGCCGGCAAGGAACAGCCCGACAGCGGCGAAGTGGTGGTGGGCCAGACCGTGAAGATGGCCTTCGTCGACCAGCACCGCGACGAACTGGCCAACAACAAGACCGTGTGGGAAGACATCTCGAACGGCCTGGACATCATCAACGTCGGCAAGTTCCAGATGGCCAGCCGCGCCTACGCGGGCCGCTTCAACTTCAACGGCCAGGACCAGCAGAAGAAGGTCGGCAACCTGTCGGGCGGTGAACGCGGCCGGCTGCACCTGGCCAAGACGCTGATCCAGGGCGGCAACGTGCTGCTGCTGGACGAACCCTCGAACGACCTGGACGTGGAAACGCTGCGCGCGCTCGAAGACGCGCTGCTCGAGTACGCGGGCACCGTGCTGGTGATCAGCCATGACCGCTGGTTCCTCGACCGCATCGCGACCCACATCCTGGCCGCCGAAGGCGATTCGCAATGGGTGTTCTTCGACGGCAACTACCAGGAGTACGAAGCCGACAAGAAGAAGCGCCTGGGCGAAGAGGGCGCCAAGCCCAAGCGCGTGCGCTTCAAGGCCCTCAAGTAA
- a CDS encoding DUF411 domain-containing protein, with protein MQRRRLMLALASTAALPFTARAAAPMVEIWKDPNCGCCQDWVKHLNKNGFATRVHDEGNAAARKRLGLPEKLGSCHTGQVGGYAIEGHVPAREIQRLLKEKPRAVGLAVPGMPVGSPGMDGPAYGDQRDPYDVLLVLADGGTRVFQSYR; from the coding sequence ATGCAAAGAAGACGACTGATGCTGGCCCTGGCGTCCACCGCCGCCCTGCCGTTCACCGCGCGCGCCGCGGCGCCGATGGTCGAGATCTGGAAGGACCCGAACTGCGGCTGCTGCCAGGACTGGGTCAAGCACCTCAACAAGAACGGCTTCGCCACGCGCGTGCACGACGAAGGCAACGCGGCCGCGCGCAAGCGCCTGGGCCTGCCCGAGAAGCTGGGCTCGTGCCACACGGGCCAGGTCGGCGGCTACGCCATCGAGGGCCACGTGCCCGCGCGCGAGATCCAGCGCCTGCTCAAGGAGAAACCCAGGGCCGTGGGCCTCGCCGTGCCCGGCATGCCGGTCGGCTCGCCGGGCATGGACGGTCCGGCCTATGGCGACCAGCGCGATCCCTACGACGTGCTGCTGGTGCTGGCCGATGGCGGCACGCGCGTGTTCCAGAGCTACCGATGA
- a CDS encoding MerR family transcriptional regulator, with translation MESNLSIAEVARRTGLTAHTLRYYERIGLIAAVSRAPGGQRRYAAADMEWLAFLLRLRETGMPIQGMQAFAGLRSQGDASIGERRAMLESHLAEVRSKVEALQQSIQALAQKIEHYRGIEARRPSSSGIAPASTKRKKHAAPNPSDDDQPADRRALRARPRETAADRR, from the coding sequence ATGGAAAGCAACCTGAGCATCGCGGAAGTGGCACGGCGCACCGGCCTCACGGCCCACACGCTGCGCTACTACGAACGCATCGGCCTGATAGCAGCCGTGTCGCGCGCGCCGGGCGGCCAGCGCCGCTATGCCGCCGCCGACATGGAATGGCTTGCTTTCCTGTTGCGCCTGCGCGAGACCGGCATGCCCATCCAGGGCATGCAGGCCTTCGCCGGGCTTCGCAGTCAGGGGGACGCGAGCATCGGCGAACGCCGCGCGATGCTCGAATCGCATCTCGCCGAGGTGCGCTCGAAGGTGGAGGCGCTGCAGCAATCGATACAGGCGCTGGCGCAAAAGATCGAGCACTACCGCGGAATCGAGGCCCGGCGTCCCTCTTCATCGGGCATCGCCCCGGCTTCAACGAAGAGGAAGAAACATGCAGCACCCAATCCATCCGACGACGACCAGCCAGCCGACCGGCGAGCGCTACGCGCGCGGCCTCGCGAAACTGCGGCAGATCGACGGTGA
- a CDS encoding copper-binding protein, with product MKKLFTALSATLFAALAFAQTALPPVEGEVRKIDTEANKITLRHGDIPNLEMTGMTMVFRVKDPALLTQVKPGDKVQFTADKVDGALTVLSIAPAN from the coding sequence ATGAAGAAGCTGTTCACCGCCCTCAGCGCCACCCTGTTCGCCGCCCTTGCCTTCGCACAGACGGCCCTGCCGCCCGTCGAGGGCGAGGTCCGCAAGATCGACACCGAAGCGAACAAGATCACCTTGCGCCACGGCGACATCCCCAACCTCGAGATGACCGGCATGACCATGGTCTTCCGCGTGAAGGACCCGGCGCTGCTCACGCAGGTGAAGCCCGGCGACAAGGTGCAGTTCACGGCCGACAAGGTCGATGGGGCGCTCACGGTGCTGTCGATCGCACCTGCGAACTGA
- a CDS encoding FAD-dependent oxidoreductase: MTVERSGFQSGARRHAVVIGAGAVGSATAIEALRAGLRVTVVEPGEPGAPQATSYGNAGWLSSHSVVPPALPGAWRKVPGWLADPLGPLAVRWPYLPRALPWLLRYLASGATEARVQRIADALRSLLVDAPALHARLATEAGVPQLIEQRGLLHAYRSRAEFEGDALAWRVRARTGVQWSEWDADELRRQEPDLDARYTLGIHVGEAGHCRDPGAYVAALAAHARALGAERVAARATGFRIEDGRLRAVRTEAGEIACDTAAVCAGARSGALAAAAGSPVPLESERGYHVVLPKAAVGPRTPVMVADGKLIAHWMNGGLRAAGQVEIAGLEAAPDWRRAEILREHLRSMFPALADAPPEGAELQRWLGHRPSLPDGLPCIGPAAGSADVVLAFGHGHVGLCGSARTGRLAAQAMAGLASEIALAPFDPRRFGA; this comes from the coding sequence ATGACAGTTGAAAGAAGTGGTTTCCAGTCCGGCGCGCGGCGCCATGCGGTGGTGATCGGCGCGGGCGCCGTCGGCAGCGCCACCGCCATCGAGGCCTTGCGCGCGGGCCTGCGCGTCACGGTGGTCGAGCCGGGCGAGCCCGGTGCGCCGCAGGCCACCAGCTACGGCAACGCGGGCTGGCTCTCCTCGCATTCGGTGGTGCCGCCCGCGCTGCCCGGTGCGTGGCGCAAGGTGCCGGGCTGGCTGGCCGATCCGCTCGGCCCGCTCGCGGTGCGCTGGCCCTACCTGCCGCGCGCGCTGCCGTGGCTGCTGCGCTACCTGGCCTCGGGCGCCACCGAGGCGCGCGTGCAGCGCATCGCCGACGCGCTGCGCAGCTTGCTGGTCGACGCACCCGCGCTGCATGCACGGCTGGCGACCGAGGCCGGCGTGCCGCAACTGATCGAGCAGCGCGGCCTGCTGCATGCCTACCGTTCGCGCGCCGAGTTCGAGGGCGATGCGCTGGCCTGGCGCGTGCGCGCGCGCACCGGCGTGCAATGGAGCGAATGGGATGCCGACGAACTGCGCCGGCAAGAGCCCGACCTCGATGCGCGCTACACGCTCGGCATCCACGTCGGCGAGGCCGGCCACTGCCGCGACCCCGGCGCCTACGTGGCGGCGCTGGCCGCGCATGCGCGTGCGCTCGGCGCCGAACGCGTGGCCGCGCGCGCCACCGGTTTCCGCATCGAGGACGGCCGGCTGCGCGCCGTGCGCACCGAAGCCGGCGAGATCGCCTGCGACACCGCCGCGGTCTGCGCCGGCGCGCGCTCGGGTGCCCTGGCCGCCGCGGCCGGTTCGCCGGTGCCGCTGGAATCGGAGCGTGGCTATCACGTCGTGCTGCCGAAGGCGGCGGTGGGCCCGCGCACGCCGGTGATGGTGGCCGACGGCAAGCTCATCGCGCACTGGATGAACGGCGGCCTGCGCGCCGCCGGCCAGGTCGAGATCGCGGGGCTCGAGGCCGCGCCCGACTGGCGCCGCGCCGAGATCCTGCGCGAGCATCTGCGCTCGATGTTTCCCGCGCTCGCCGACGCGCCGCCCGAAGGGGCCGAGCTGCAGCGCTGGCTCGGCCATCGCCCGAGCCTGCCCGACGGCCTGCCCTGCATCGGCCCCGCCGCCGGCAGCGCCGACGTGGTGCTGGCCTTCGGCCATGGGCACGTGGGACTGTGCGGCTCGGCGCGCACCGGGCGGCTGGCGGCGCAAGCGATGGCGGGGCTGGCGTCGGAGATCGCGCTGGCGCCGTTCGATCCGCGGCGCTTCGGGGCGTAG
- a CDS encoding cupredoxin family protein produces the protein MNKTLKLAAAGLTLAAFATASLAHENHVAKPKGAAELAPEQKPWGIVGKPGAVKRTIDIAMADDMTFTPSVIEVREGDTLRLRLKNKGRDLHELVLGTTAEIEAHAAMMKKFPGMEHDEPWMAHVPPGRTGELVWTFNRAGDFDFACLVKDHYELGMAGRVRVLPAAGKS, from the coding sequence ATGAACAAGACACTCAAGCTCGCCGCCGCCGGCCTCACGCTCGCGGCCTTCGCCACCGCCTCGCTGGCGCACGAGAACCACGTCGCCAAGCCCAAAGGCGCGGCCGAACTCGCGCCCGAGCAGAAGCCCTGGGGCATCGTCGGCAAGCCCGGCGCCGTGAAACGCACCATCGACATCGCGATGGCCGACGACATGACCTTCACGCCCTCGGTGATCGAGGTGCGCGAAGGCGACACGCTGCGCCTGCGCCTGAAGAACAAGGGCCGTGACCTGCACGAACTCGTGCTTGGCACCACGGCCGAGATCGAGGCCCACGCGGCCATGATGAAGAAATTCCCCGGCATGGAGCACGACGAGCCCTGGATGGCGCACGTGCCGCCGGGTCGGACCGGCGAGCTGGTCTGGACCTTCAACCGCGCCGGCGACTTCGACTTCGCCTGCCTGGTGAAGGACCACTACGAACTCGGCATGGCCGGCCGCGTGCGCGTGCTGCCCGCCGCCGGCAAATCCTGA
- a CDS encoding addiction module protein yields the protein MKSPGTQRALPCAMERIESPEELRHGTEGNAESSELSPLEQQEIVRLLAAHRADPGAVISWDEVKTLLKT from the coding sequence ATGAAAAGCCCCGGCACGCAACGCGCTTTGCCCTGTGCGATGGAGCGCATCGAATCACCCGAAGAACTACGGCATGGCACGGAAGGCAACGCCGAGTCGTCAGAGCTGAGTCCCCTTGAACAGCAAGAGATCGTGCGCCTTCTCGCAGCGCATCGCGCCGACCCAGGTGCAGTGATCTCTTGGGATGAGGTCAAGACCCTCTTGAAGACCTGA
- a CDS encoding C4-dicarboxylate ABC transporter substrate-binding protein, with protein sequence MAFPRTLKLILLSIRDLIASAGPILFLVIGLLIAAYWWLQPQPPKQVTLATGPTGSAYAQFGKRYAESLKLSGIEVTLKPTSGSSENLELLRKGEADVGFVRGGSADPVADEEAGLSSLGSLFFEPIWLFYRPDAITRAPDSVIAQQAAEAEKAKKAAKAAAKGRHGAERKKAAAPQPAVPPAPIPLTSLTQLRGLRVNVDMPGSGLPELMGRLLEANRLAPDALLLSNLEQSAAAEALQAGLLDAIVLSSAPQSPQVQRLLRANDIRLMDFVQADAYTRRFPFLSAVSLPRGVVDLSKDLPAGDVSLLAATTSLLSREDTHPALRQLFAQAAQHLHGGAGWFNRPRDFPNTRTSELPVSPEGDRAINGTPPFWQRYLPFWASNLIERMWLVLGGLLVLMLPLSRVVPPLYQFRVRRRVFRWYARLRDIEGKVDGQRGDPAELTKELDELDRVVNRVAVPLSYADELYALRNNIYAVRKRALARGAGAPAGPAMPPSPPLSPSPSAPR encoded by the coding sequence ATGGCCTTCCCGAGAACCCTCAAGCTGATCCTGCTGTCGATCCGCGACCTGATCGCCTCCGCCGGCCCGATCCTGTTCCTCGTGATCGGCCTGTTGATCGCCGCCTACTGGTGGCTGCAGCCGCAGCCGCCCAAGCAGGTCACGCTGGCCACCGGCCCCACGGGCAGCGCCTACGCGCAGTTCGGCAAGCGCTATGCCGAGTCGCTGAAGCTCAGCGGCATCGAGGTCACGCTCAAGCCGACCTCGGGCTCGTCGGAAAACCTCGAGCTGCTGCGCAAGGGCGAGGCCGACGTGGGCTTCGTGCGCGGCGGCAGCGCCGACCCGGTGGCCGACGAGGAGGCCGGGCTCAGTTCGCTCGGCAGCCTGTTCTTCGAGCCGATCTGGCTGTTCTACCGGCCCGACGCGATCACGCGCGCGCCCGACAGCGTGATCGCGCAGCAGGCGGCGGAGGCCGAGAAGGCGAAGAAGGCGGCCAAGGCAGCCGCGAAGGGTCGCCACGGCGCCGAGCGCAAGAAGGCAGCGGCACCGCAACCCGCCGTGCCCCCCGCGCCGATCCCGCTGACCTCGCTGACGCAACTGCGCGGCCTGCGCGTCAACGTCGACATGCCCGGCAGCGGCCTGCCCGAACTCATGGGCCGGCTGCTCGAGGCCAACCGACTCGCGCCCGATGCGCTGCTGCTGTCGAACCTCGAGCAGTCCGCGGCCGCCGAGGCGCTGCAGGCCGGGCTGCTCGATGCGATCGTGCTGTCGTCGGCGCCGCAGTCGCCGCAGGTGCAGCGGCTTCTGCGCGCGAACGACATCCGGCTCATGGACTTCGTGCAGGCCGATGCGTACACGCGGCGCTTCCCCTTCCTCTCGGCCGTGAGCCTGCCGCGCGGCGTGGTCGACCTCTCGAAGGACCTGCCGGCCGGCGACGTGTCGCTGCTCGCGGCCACCACCTCGCTGCTGTCGCGAGAGGACACCCATCCGGCGCTGCGCCAGCTGTTCGCGCAGGCCGCGCAACACCTGCACGGCGGCGCCGGCTGGTTCAACCGGCCGCGCGACTTCCCGAACACGCGCACCAGCGAACTGCCCGTGAGCCCCGAGGGCGACCGCGCCATCAACGGCACGCCGCCGTTCTGGCAGCGCTACCTGCCGTTCTGGGCCAGCAACCTGATCGAGCGCATGTGGCTGGTGCTCGGCGGCCTGCTGGTGCTGATGCTGCCGTTGAGCCGCGTGGTGCCGCCGCTCTACCAGTTCCGCGTGCGCCGCCGGGTGTTCCGCTGGTATGCGCGGCTGCGCGACATCGAGGGCAAGGTCGACGGCCAGCGCGGCGATCCGGCCGAGCTCACGAAGGAGCTCGACGAGCTCGACCGCGTGGTCAACCGCGTGGCGGTGCCGCTGTCGTACGCCGACGAGCTCTATGCGCTGCGCAACAACATCTATGCGGTGCGCAAGCGGGCGCTGGCGCGCGGCGCCGGTGCGCCGGCCGGGCCCGCGATGCCACCGTCGCCACCGCTCTCGCCTTCGCCCTCCGCACCGCGCTGA
- a CDS encoding carboxymuconolactone decarboxylase family protein, whose amino-acid sequence MQHPIHPTTTSQPTGERYARGLAKLRQIDGEGGIKVVEGLADIAPDFARLLIEFPFGDVYSRPGLDLRSREIAVVAALTAMGNAAPQLRVHIQGALNVGVTREEVIEVIMQMAVYAGFPAALNGLSAAREVFAADDEKSARPLAEPRALVEPA is encoded by the coding sequence ATGCAGCACCCAATCCATCCGACGACGACCAGCCAGCCGACCGGCGAGCGCTACGCGCGCGGCCTCGCGAAACTGCGGCAGATCGACGGTGAGGGCGGCATCAAGGTCGTCGAAGGCCTGGCCGACATCGCGCCCGACTTCGCGCGCCTCTTGATCGAGTTCCCGTTCGGCGACGTCTATTCGCGCCCCGGCCTCGACCTGCGCTCGCGCGAGATCGCGGTGGTGGCCGCGCTCACCGCCATGGGCAATGCCGCGCCGCAGCTCAGGGTACACATCCAGGGCGCGCTCAACGTCGGCGTGACGCGCGAGGAAGTGATCGAGGTGATCATGCAGATGGCGGTCTACGCGGGCTTCCCCGCCGCGCTCAACGGCCTGAGTGCCGCGCGCGAGGTGTTCGCGGCCGACGATGAAAAAAGCGCGCGGCCCCTTGCGGAACCGCGCGCCCTGGTCGAGCCGGCCTGA
- a CDS encoding P1 family peptidase: protein MSATPSPASLSSSDGAITDVAGIEVGHFSDTRRPTGCTVIIAREGAVAGVDVRGAAPGTRETDLLAPGNLVQQVHAVMLAGGSAWGLAAAEGAMRWLEERGVGMDVRFGTLPIVPAAVLFDLPMGDARIRPDAAAGYAACEAAGRDAPAEGNVGAGTGALVGKLFGVQRAMKGGIGTASVTVGGVTVGALIAVNSLGDVIDPDTALPVAGARTEDGRALLDTRRALLRGELPKPLLAGTNTTIGVIATDAVLTKVQANRLATVAHDGLARAINPVHTMSDGDTLFALATGRVPLAADGPGMTVLSAMAAEVAARATLRAVLAARSVTVGELHIPSAAELGTAPR from the coding sequence ATGTCCGCCACGCCTTCCCCCGCTTCCCTCTCCTCTTCCGACGGTGCCATCACCGACGTCGCCGGCATCGAGGTCGGCCACTTCTCCGACACCCGCCGGCCCACCGGCTGCACCGTGATCATCGCGCGCGAAGGCGCGGTGGCCGGCGTGGACGTGCGCGGCGCCGCGCCCGGAACGCGCGAGACCGACCTGCTCGCGCCCGGCAACCTGGTGCAGCAGGTGCACGCCGTGATGCTCGCGGGCGGCAGCGCCTGGGGCCTGGCCGCGGCCGAGGGCGCGATGCGCTGGCTCGAGGAGCGCGGCGTGGGCATGGACGTGCGCTTCGGCACCTTGCCGATCGTGCCCGCCGCTGTGCTGTTCGACCTGCCGATGGGCGATGCCCGCATCCGGCCCGATGCCGCGGCCGGCTATGCCGCCTGCGAGGCCGCGGGCCGCGACGCGCCGGCCGAGGGCAACGTGGGCGCCGGCACCGGCGCGCTGGTGGGCAAGCTGTTCGGCGTGCAGCGCGCGATGAAGGGCGGCATCGGCACCGCCTCGGTCACGGTCGGCGGCGTCACGGTCGGCGCGCTGATCGCTGTCAATTCGCTCGGCGACGTGATCGATCCCGACACCGCGCTGCCCGTGGCCGGCGCGCGCACCGAGGACGGCCGCGCGCTGCTCGACACGCGCCGCGCCCTGCTGCGCGGCGAGCTGCCCAAGCCGCTCCTGGCCGGCACCAACACCACCATCGGCGTGATCGCCACCGACGCGGTGCTGACCAAGGTGCAGGCCAACCGGCTCGCGACCGTGGCGCACGACGGCCTGGCGCGCGCCATCAATCCCGTGCACACCATGAGCGACGGCGACACCCTGTTCGCGCTCGCCACCGGCCGCGTGCCGCTGGCGGCCGACGGCCCGGGCATGACGGTGCTCAGCGCGATGGCGGCCGAGGTCGCCGCGCGCGCCACCCTGCGCGCGGTGCTGGCGGCGCGCTCGGTGACGGTCGGCGAGCTGCACATCCCCTCGGCCGCCGAGCTCGGCACCGCGCCGCGCTGA
- the pabB gene encoding aminodeoxychorismate synthase component I encodes MSTLIDFADPRTDGAQRLRLAFGAPSRVLVARSLSEVRPVLAQAEALARAGHWCVGYLRYEAAAAFDAAFETHAGDGGPLTWFGVHDEALPWPEEVPPASPPIAWRDSLSRADFDRQMQAIHAAIAAGGLYQINHTAPLLGDHAGDPLALFAALRLNQPAGYAAFIDSGEEQVLSLSPELFFDWHGERILARPMKGTAPRGATPAEDEAQAQRLRSVPKERAENVMIVDLLRNDLSRIAQPFSVRVPRLFHTEALPTVWQMTSDVEAAVRPGTSLVDVFDALFPCGSVTGAPKVAAMRLIRELEQAPRGVYCGAVGVLRPGGHATFNVPIRTVTLRDGQARCGIGSGITADATPDAEWAEWGHKRAFLGAAAVAEAPGFELLETLALVDGTLRDAPLHIERMAGAAAHFGFAWDAARVEAALRSLRDAHAEGSWRVRLLLDARGLPRVEAFEMGAAPKRVKLQLADRPFDEAHSEFTRFKTTRRAHYEAFAPTLPEAFDTLLWNPEGELTECTRGNIALRLDDGRWVTPPLRCGLLPGIGRAQRLAEGSLVEQTVRRDQLSRVTALAFVNSLRGWIEAELVP; translated from the coding sequence GTGTCCACCCTGATCGATTTCGCCGACCCGCGCACCGATGGCGCGCAGCGGCTGCGCCTGGCGTTCGGCGCCCCTTCCCGCGTGCTCGTGGCGCGCAGCCTGTCCGAAGTGCGGCCCGTGCTCGCGCAGGCCGAGGCGCTGGCGCGCGCGGGCCACTGGTGCGTGGGCTACCTGCGCTACGAGGCGGCCGCGGCCTTCGATGCCGCGTTCGAGACGCATGCGGGCGACGGCGGGCCGCTGACCTGGTTCGGGGTGCACGACGAGGCCCTGCCCTGGCCCGAGGAAGTGCCGCCCGCGAGCCCGCCGATCGCCTGGCGCGACAGCCTCTCGCGCGCCGACTTCGATCGGCAGATGCAAGCTATCCACGCGGCGATTGCCGCCGGCGGTCTCTACCAGATCAACCACACGGCACCGCTGCTCGGCGACCATGCCGGCGACCCGCTGGCCCTGTTCGCCGCGCTGCGACTCAACCAGCCCGCGGGCTACGCGGCCTTCATCGACAGCGGCGAGGAACAGGTGCTGTCGCTGTCGCCCGAGCTGTTCTTCGACTGGCACGGCGAGCGCATCCTCGCGCGCCCGATGAAGGGCACCGCGCCGCGCGGCGCCACGCCGGCCGAGGACGAGGCCCAGGCACAGCGGCTTCGCAGCGTGCCGAAGGAGCGGGCCGAGAACGTGATGATCGTGGACCTGCTGCGCAACGACCTGTCGCGCATCGCGCAACCGTTCTCGGTGCGCGTGCCGCGGCTGTTCCATACCGAAGCGCTGCCCACCGTGTGGCAGATGACCTCGGACGTGGAGGCGGCGGTTCGGCCCGGCACCTCGCTGGTCGACGTGTTCGATGCGCTGTTCCCCTGCGGCTCGGTCACGGGCGCGCCCAAGGTGGCGGCGATGCGGCTGATCCGGGAGCTCGAGCAGGCGCCGCGCGGCGTGTACTGCGGCGCGGTCGGCGTGCTGCGGCCGGGCGGGCATGCGACCTTCAACGTGCCGATCCGCACCGTGACCCTGCGCGATGGCCAGGCGCGTTGCGGCATCGGCAGCGGCATCACGGCCGATGCCACGCCCGACGCCGAATGGGCCGAGTGGGGCCACAAGCGGGCCTTCCTGGGCGCGGCCGCAGTCGCCGAGGCGCCCGGCTTCGAACTGCTCGAAACGCTGGCGCTGGTCGACGGCACGCTGCGCGATGCGCCGCTGCACATCGAACGCATGGCCGGCGCGGCCGCCCACTTCGGCTTCGCCTGGGATGCCGCACGCGTCGAGGCAGCGCTGCGGTCGCTGCGCGATGCGCATGCCGAAGGCAGCTGGCGCGTGCGCCTGCTGCTCGATGCGCGAGGCCTGCCACGCGTCGAAGCGTTTGAAATGGGCGCTGCACCCAAGCGCGTGAAGCTGCAGCTGGCCGACCGCCCCTTCGACGAGGCGCACAGCGAGTTCACGCGCTTCAAGACCACGCGCCGCGCACACTACGAGGCCTTCGCGCCGACCCTGCCCGAGGCCTTCGACACGCTGCTGTGGAACCCCGAGGGCGAACTCACCGAATGCACGCGCGGCAACATCGCGCTGCGCCTGGACGATGGCCGCTGGGTCACGCCGCCGCTGCGCTGCGGCCTGCTGCCCGGCATCGGGCGCGCACAGCGGCTGGCCGAGGGCTCGCTGGTCGAGCAGACGGTGCGGCGCGACCAGCTCTCGCGCGTGACCGCGTTGGCCTTCGTCAACAGCCTGCGCGGCTGGATCGAGGCGGAACTCGTCCCCTGA